The Aquipuribacter sp. SD81 sequence CGGGTTCGTCGCGAGCGCCGTCCTCGGTGGTCTCGTCATCGGCATCATCCAGAACGGCCTGCCGCTCGTCACGAGCGAGTCCGGCATCCAGTTCGTCGTCACCGGCCTCGTCCTGCTGCTCGCGGCGAGCGTCGACGCGATCTCGCGACGGCGCAGCACGAGCGGCTGAGCACCGCCGCGACGCACGAGGCACCGCCACGGGCGGGCGGGCGCGGGCCCGCCCGCCCGTGGCATGCTTGAGGGCAGCAGAAGCAGCAACAGCGTGCTCCGGGGTCGGTGCAATTCCGAACCGGCGGTGACAGTCCGCGACCCGACCGCAGCCAGCGGCCGGTTGACCTGGTGGAACTCCAGGACCGACGGTGAGAGTCCGGATGGGAGGTGCACGCGGCCCTGCCGGGTCGCCGTCCGCTCGGACGGTCCGGGACAGGTCACCGGCTACGCCGGCGACCCCGCCCCGTGCCCGGCCGGAGCCCTGGTGCACGCCGCACCGCCACCCCGGAGCCGCCCGAGACGGACGGAGCGGGGCAGGTGACAGGGCAGGCAGGGCAGGCGGCGCGACAGGCGCACGTGAGCGCGGCGGAGGCCGCCGCCATGCGCCGCGCCCTCGCGCTCGCGGCCGGGGGGCCGCCGCACGGACCGAACCCCCGGGTCGGCTGCGTGCTGCTCGGGCCGCACGGCGACGTGCTCGCGGAGGGCCGGCACGAGGGCGCCGGCACGCCGCACGCCGAGGTCGCGGCCCTCGCCGCCGCCAGGGCGGCCGGGCGCCCGACCGCCGGGGCCACCGCGGTCGTCACGCTGGAGCCCTGCCGCCACACCGGGCGCACGGGACCGTGCACGCGCGCGCTCGTCGAGGCGGGCGTCGCGCGCGTCGTCGCCGCGGTCGAGGACCCCGGCCCGCGGGCGGGCGGCGGCGCCGAGGAGCTGCGGGCCGCGGGCGTCGACGTCGTCGTCGGCCACGCGCGCGAGGAGGCGGAGGCGCTCACCCGCTACTGGCGTCACGCCGTGGCCACCGGGCGGCCGTTCGTCACCCTGAAGTGGGCGAGCACGCTCGACGGCCGGGTCGCGGCCCCCGACGGGACGAGCCGCTGGCTGACCGGCGCCCCCGCCCGGGCCGACGTGCACCGGCGTCGCGCTGGCGCCGACGCCGTCGTCGTCGGGACCGGCACCGCCCTCGTCGACGACCCGTGGCTCACGACCCGCGACCCCGGCACCGACCGGCCCCTGCCCCGCCAGCCGCTGCGCACCGTGGTCGGGCGGCGCCCGCTGCCGCCGGGTGCGCGGCTGCTCGACGACGCCGCCGAGACGCTGCTCCTGCCCACCCACGACGTCGAGGCGGTCCTCACCGCCCTCGCGGAGCGCGAGGTGCGCCACGCCTGGGTGGAGGGCGGCCCCACGCTCGCCGCGGCCTTCCTGCGGGCCGGCGCCGTCGACGAGGTCGTCGCCTACCTCGCCCCCGCCCTGCTCGGGGGCGGTCCCGCCGTCGTCGCCGACCTCGGCGCCGTCTCCGTCCGGGACACCGTCCGCCTCGACCTCGTCTCGGTCGAGACGGTCGGCGGTGACGTCGCCCTCGTCGCCCGACCGCGCCGAGGACCCGCACGCACGAGCAGCACGACCAGCACGACCAGCACGACCAGCACGACCGGCACCACCGCAGCAGCGCCGGCGTCCGCGCCGGCAGGGAGGACCAGCTGATGTTCACCGGCATCGTCGAGGAGCTCGGGGAGGTCGTGCGGCTCGAGGTGGCCGCGGACTCCGCGCGGCTCACCGTGCACGGCCCGCTCGTCACCACCGACGCCGCGCACGGCGACTCGAT is a genomic window containing:
- the ribD gene encoding bifunctional diaminohydroxyphosphoribosylaminopyrimidine deaminase/5-amino-6-(5-phosphoribosylamino)uracil reductase RibD, whose amino-acid sequence is MSAAEAAAMRRALALAAGGPPHGPNPRVGCVLLGPHGDVLAEGRHEGAGTPHAEVAALAAARAAGRPTAGATAVVTLEPCRHTGRTGPCTRALVEAGVARVVAAVEDPGPRAGGGAEELRAAGVDVVVGHAREEAEALTRYWRHAVATGRPFVTLKWASTLDGRVAAPDGTSRWLTGAPARADVHRRRAGADAVVVGTGTALVDDPWLTTRDPGTDRPLPRQPLRTVVGRRPLPPGARLLDDAAETLLLPTHDVEAVLTALAEREVRHAWVEGGPTLAAAFLRAGAVDEVVAYLAPALLGGGPAVVADLGAVSVRDTVRLDLVSVETVGGDVALVARPRRGPARTSSTTSTTSTTSTTGTTAAAPASAPAGRTS